The Elusimicrobiota bacterium genomic sequence GGCTGCGGCGCGTATTGACGCCGGGAGGAGTGCGCTCAAGCCTGATCTTTGATCCAGCGCGCTTATTGGTGGCGACACGGACCGTGCGCTGGGCGCTACGGCCTGTCCGCGCTCTAAGACGAAGGCGGGACCGTTGGGGGAGAGTCGCCGGGTCAATGACCCGCTGGAAATCACCGCGCGCTTCAATCCGGATAAATTCTTCGGCTCCGGCCGCGGGCTCAACCACTTCAACCTGCGGAGAATCCTGGGCATCTGAAGGTCCCAAACCAAAAATCAACACAATGCCCGCGAACGCGCCCAACAAAACCTTATTCATCCTGCCACCTCCGTAAAAAGCATAGTTTCATTGTGACAGACGCGCTTGAACGCGAGCAGAGCCTCTAGGGCAATAAATAAGGGTCCGCAAGGCTTAGGACAATATAGGCCTTTAGGGAAACCTTTAAAGGTTTCTTAAAAAATCAACGTTGACTCGATCCGATCCAAGAGGCTCTTTAGGCGTTTCCAGAATGCCGACCTTGGCCGGCCATTCTTTTAAAATCACGCGATAAACCTCAGGCGGCACATGGCCTTGAGCCAAATGCGCATGCTGATCCAGATGGCAGCCCAACGGCAAACTGGAATTATTCCAATGAATCATGGCCAGCTTCGAAGAAGGAACCAGCTTGGAAAAATCGGCGAAAAATTTCCTGGCTTCGCCGGCGTTTTTCAACGAATAACCGGCGCCCCAGCAATGAGCCACGTCCAAGCACAGACCGAAACGCGGCCCATGCGGCGAAAGCGCCGCGACCATGGAAGCGAGCTCTTCAAGCGTTCCCCCCATGCGCCGGGCTCCGCCGGGCACGTTTTCAAGAATAATCGCGGGGCCTTGCGCCGGGGTGTCCTGCAGAATCCCGGACAAACCCTCTTGCACCAGCCTCAAGCCGGTCTGCAAATCCATGCGTTCTCCATAAGGACCCAAATGAAAAACGTAATAGGCCGCTCGAAGCATCCGGGCCAACTCGAGCTCCTGTTTAAGGCGGTCAAAGGAACGCTTGCGCAATTGGGCGTTATCCGCGGCCAGAGCGGCCACGGAGCGCGAATGCACGACGACCTCTTTAACTGGACTCGCCAGCAGAGCGCTGTTCCAACTGTTGATTTCTTCATCAAGCCGTTTCCTGATCGCTCGGCTCAAGCCGGGTTCAAAATAAAACTCGTGCCTGCGGTAAGCGAACATTTGAACGGCCTCAAGACCCAAAGCCCTGGCCTCTTGCAACGCATGCAGCAAGGACTTTCGGATGGAAAAATGCGCGCCCAACAGCACGACGAGATAATAGGATAATGAAACAATGCGCAAACCCAAATTTCTGGTCGACACCATGCTGGGACGCCTGTGCACTTGGCTGCGCCTGTTGGGTTATGACGCGGCCTTTGTCCAGGAAAGTCAACGAAAAAGCATGCTGGAAAAAAGCTTCTTGGAGCGCCGCATCCTCCTCACCAGAGAAACGAAACTGGCCCATGCCCATGCCTATCGAACCGTGATCCTGCGCGATCAGCATTGGTGGGACCAATTGAATACGGTCTGGAAAACGCTCGATCTGGGCCCCGTCGCCCGGAAGGCTGTTTTTTCCCGCTGCAGCGGGTGCAATATCCCGCTCAAAAAAATTCCAAAAGCTAAAATCGATCCTAAAAAAATACCGCCCAAGGTTCTGCTGCATCACGACGAATTCCATGGATGCTTCAAATGCCGCAAAATATTCTGGCCCGGCAGCCATTTGGACATCACCATGGCCCGGCTTGAAACAATCGGCATTCCTGTCTCAGACGCCGCCGGTCAATCCTCATGAGGTTATTTTTTGCCGTTCATCCATCCGAAGAAATCCGCCGGAAAGCGGCGGCCTTGGCCGACGAAATCAAGGCCGGCTGCGAAAATTTAGACGCCAAATGGGTGCCCCCTGAGAATTTCCATATCACGTTGGTTTTTTTAGGAGAAACGCCTGAAACAAAATTAGCCGAACTCAAAAACGTGGCTCAGCAAGCGGCTAAAACCGGCAAATCATTCAGCGCCGAGTTCGGCAACTTGGGCGTTTTCCCGAATACCCGCGCCCCGCGCGTGCTTTGGATCGGCATATCAAAAGGAGCTCAAGAGCTTCGCCATCTGGCCCGCGGCTTGCATCATGAGCTTCAAGCAGGCGGTTTTTTGTTCGACAGCAAAGACCCTGATCCGCATTTGACCCTGGCGCGCATGCGCGATCCCCGCGAACCCAGCCGCGCCAAGGTCCTTTCATCCGCCGTATCCAAAATACGCGGCTATGTCGAGCGACCCATGCCTGCGCTGGGATCCTGGCCGGTCTTGCAAATTGCGTTGATGGAAAGCCTGCTGGCTAAACCGTCCCCGATTTATAAAACTCTGGAACAATTTAATCTTGGCCATGAATAAAAAGGCTCTCGCTTTATTCCTCGGTATTTTCGCCGCGGTTTTCTTAAGCTGGGAATTGCCGCTGATCCCGCGCTCCTCCGAAAGCGTCTTAGTCAGGATCTCGCCCGAGCACAAAACAGCAAAAGACATCATCAGCGTCTTTCAAGCGCAAGGGATCCTCAGACACCCCAGAGCGTTTCGTTTGGCGAGCAAAGTCTTCGGCTGGGACAAACGCTTCAAGCGTGGAACCTATCTGTTGAGACGGGGGGAAGCTTGGCCGGTCTTAGCCAAAAAACTTCTCAAAGGGGAAACCTTCACCGTCAAAGTCACGATTCCCGAAGGCTGGCGCGCCGAGCAGATCGCTGATCGCCTGAAGGCTCAATCCATCATCAATACGGACGGATTCGTCCGCTTGGTCCAAAAACAAACGCTGGAAGGATTTCTTTATCCCTCCACCTATTTTTTTGAGCCTTATTCCGCGCCTGAAACAATCATCGAGCAAATGAACCAACAATTTGAACGAGTTTGGAAAGAGAATTTTGACGGCAAATCGCTGCCGCCTAAATTCACCAAAAAAAACGTGGTGACGCTGGCTTCGATTATCGAGATGGAAACAAACTTATCCCAAGAAAAACCGCTGATTGCCGGCGTGTTCATGAACCGCTTAAGACAAGGCTGGAAGCTTGAAGCCGATCCCACGGTGCAATACGCTTTAGGCGGCTGGAAGGATCGCGTCTTGTACAAAGATCTTCAAATCGACTCGCCTTACAACACCTACAAATACCGAGGCTTGCCGCCGGGACCCATCGGCAATCCGGGCCAAGATTCCATCGCCGCGGTATTTGATCCGGCGCCGACCGAATACATGTATTTCGTGGCCAAGGGCGACGGCAGCCATGTGTTCTTTAAAACCCTCCAAGAGCACAATCGTTTTCGCCACTTGCAGAAAAAAGCCAGGCGGGTTAAAGTTAAATAACCGATGAACGTTGTGTTGGCTTCGATCCTTCTGGCCGCTTTTCTGCCGCTTCACGCCGAAAACAATAAGCGGGATATCCGCTTGGTCGAAGCCAAGGGATCGGTATGGGTGAAGCCCTCCGGCGGCGAGTGGGAAGTGGTGGATACCAAAAATTTCGAAGAACTCCCCTTGGAAGAAGGCGAGGGCATTAAAACCGGCTCCGAGCCTTCCGAAGCCACCATACAAATCGACCAGGAAAATACCGTGGAGCTTTCCCCGGATACGGAATTTGAAGTCACCTCAAGCAATCTCGCCTGGACGAAGTTCAGGCTTTTTACCGGGCGCATCCTCTCTAAAATCGAAGAAAAAATAGCGGAAAAAAAACGCAATATGAACGTTCTCCTGCCCGCCTCCACGTTGGCCGTTCGGGGGACTGAGTTCGCGGCGGACGCCTCCGGCGAGGATGACGTGGGAGGATTGGGCGTTTTTGAGGGTGAAGTGGAGGCCACGCTGAATAATTTGGAAGGGTCCCCTGCGGTCAAGGTCAAAGCCGGTCAAGAACTCGATTTCATCCGCAAAGGGGCTCCCCCAAAACCACGGGCGATTAGGCGCTTTAAAGCCATGAAAAAACGCATGGCTTTTATGAGAAAGCGCCACGCGCAATTACGCGCCAAATGGCGGTCCATGCCGCATGAGCGCCGCCGGGCCATCAGGCAAAAAGTCAAAGAATTAAGACGCGAACGCCGCCAGCAGCTCAAAGGCGGGGATCGAAACGGCCCCGGCCCTCAACGTCGGGGCATGCGCAAGCGCCAACAAAAATCCGGACCCCATCCGCGATAAAACGCCTCGTTGACACGATTCCCTATTCAGGGTAGGCTTTATTAGCACGCGATAGGAGGTTGAGCATGAAAAAAAATACCGCGCTTGCTCTGATCATCGGATTAATGCTCACAGGCACGATCACTCATGCCGATCCACCGGATCACGAAACCCTGAGAAATTTTTTAGAAGGAATGGGTCCGGACGAACGAGGGGTTTACGATCCCATGTCCTTGCGCGGGATTTGCACGCATGAACACATACTTTTTCGCGATTACAGTACTGAGGTAGAACGTCTTTGCAATGAAATCATCGCCAAATTTGAAACTCTGATTGCTTCGCCTCAACATTTCTGCGCGACGCAAGAATTCTTTGACGGCTTATATGGCGCCTTCCGGAAAATTCAAAAAAACGACAAAAAAATGGCTAAACATCTACAAGATGTTCACGAAGCCGCAGCCAACAATAATACTCGGGCTCAGGCCAGAGCGGAACGGGCGTTAAACACCGAGGGTGGGCGTCTGCAAACCAATCTGGAAACATTCAAAAGCAAGGTTAACCAGATCGAAAATTTCGGTCAAGACGAACCCTGTTCCGCCGAATAAAAACGCCGCTGATTAACCCAATCTCTCTTTCAAGCTCGCTTCAAGGGCTTCAGCTTGAGCTGAAAGGCGATTTTTGTAGGCTTCATCTTCGATCAACGGCAAATTAATCAAAACGTTTTCCTTCGCGCCGCGGCCGCCGGCGGCAAGCAAGCCGAGCCCGACTTGATAATCGCTGGCCATGCTCCCGGGAACCAATTCTTTCTCGCCGGCCAAGATCATGGCGCACTCAACCGTTGTTCTGAGCGTCGTCAGAGGTGTTTCCGCCGCCTTTTTCAAGGCCTCCTGGATCGCTTCACCGCGCTTGGGATCGGTTTTCGGCAAACGATAAGCATCGGCGACGGCTTGATAGCTGACCGCATCATCGACGGCCAGACGGCGCAATTGCTGGGCCCAATGAGATACCCGCGTGATCAGTTCCTTAATCTTCGCTTCACCGCGTCCGTTCTCGCCTGTTTTCAATGATTTTTTCAACCGGATTTGAAAAACCTTCATAGCCAAGGACGCGCCCATGGCCGATGCCGCAGCCGAAGCTGAACCGCCGCCGGGCACGGGAAGGGGCGCGGCCAGCGCATCGCAAATAGCCCCTAACCCGGATTCCCAAGAACTCCCGCTTGCCGAGGAAGAATTCGTCTCTCCGGCCAAAAGCTCAAGAAGCTTGCTTTCTAAAACCTGCTTCGCGGGATCGAATCCTTTCACCCGAAGTTCCTCAATCGCGAAGTGTTCCAAGGCCGCAGCCGGCACAAGCCCGATCAACTCGG encodes the following:
- a CDS encoding FecR domain-containing protein, which translates into the protein MNVVLASILLAAFLPLHAENNKRDIRLVEAKGSVWVKPSGGEWEVVDTKNFEELPLEEGEGIKTGSEPSEATIQIDQENTVELSPDTEFEVTSSNLAWTKFRLFTGRILSKIEEKIAEKKRNMNVLLPASTLAVRGTEFAADASGEDDVGGLGVFEGEVEATLNNLEGSPAVKVKAGQELDFIRKGAPPKPRAIRRFKAMKKRMAFMRKRHAQLRAKWRSMPHERRRAIRQKVKELRRERRQQLKGGDRNGPGPQRRGMRKRQQKSGPHPR
- the mltG gene encoding endolytic transglycosylase MltG, yielding MNKKALALFLGIFAAVFLSWELPLIPRSSESVLVRISPEHKTAKDIISVFQAQGILRHPRAFRLASKVFGWDKRFKRGTYLLRRGEAWPVLAKKLLKGETFTVKVTIPEGWRAEQIADRLKAQSIINTDGFVRLVQKQTLEGFLYPSTYFFEPYSAPETIIEQMNQQFERVWKENFDGKSLPPKFTKKNVVTLASIIEMETNLSQEKPLIAGVFMNRLRQGWKLEADPTVQYALGGWKDRVLYKDLQIDSPYNTYKYRGLPPGPIGNPGQDSIAAVFDPAPTEYMYFVAKGDGSHVFFKTLQEHNRFRHLQKKARRVKVK
- the thpR gene encoding RNA 2',3'-cyclic phosphodiesterase, with protein sequence MRLFFAVHPSEEIRRKAAALADEIKAGCENLDAKWVPPENFHITLVFLGETPETKLAELKNVAQQAAKTGKSFSAEFGNLGVFPNTRAPRVLWIGISKGAQELRHLARGLHHELQAGGFLFDSKDPDPHLTLARMRDPREPSRAKVLSSAVSKIRGYVERPMPALGSWPVLQIALMESLLAKPSPIYKTLEQFNLGHE
- a CDS encoding TIM barrel protein produces the protein MVSTRNLGLRIVSLSYYLVVLLGAHFSIRKSLLHALQEARALGLEAVQMFAYRRHEFYFEPGLSRAIRKRLDEEINSWNSALLASPVKEVVVHSRSVAALAADNAQLRKRSFDRLKQELELARMLRAAYYVFHLGPYGERMDLQTGLRLVQEGLSGILQDTPAQGPAIILENVPGGARRMGGTLEELASMVAALSPHGPRFGLCLDVAHCWGAGYSLKNAGEARKFFADFSKLVPSSKLAMIHWNNSSLPLGCHLDQHAHLAQGHVPPEVYRVILKEWPAKVGILETPKEPLGSDRVNVDFLRNL